The following proteins are co-located in the Vidua macroura isolate BioBank_ID:100142 chromosome 1, ASM2450914v1, whole genome shotgun sequence genome:
- the CSRNP1 gene encoding cysteine/serine-rich nuclear protein 1, translating to MSGVLKRKYEELGDDSTYCSSSSCSPLSSSASSGWDTDEENSRGEPKSSSALMSSFTPTSILKKSKRLKKNNVEFDRVTVFYFPRCQGFTSVPSRGGCTLGMVSKHSSSRQFTLAEFSKEQENVRRGKLEEKLKEEKLEALKWKLTMNGTKESEEANQLTIEDISDDDIDVSNVDLEDGFFLQPYPAKKRRALLKAVGVKKIDKEEKRELHNIRLSREDCGCDCREVCDPETCSCSLAGIKCQMDHTSFPCGCTKDGCGNTEGRIEFNQARVQTHFIHTIMKLELEKQQQSSEKVAEAEPPFRERLPPLGCAAGKGSLEERAVPLAPAFQFSPDLEALGENSCSSDMTDSSISSHPSEDLEEPYESLPSDKSQSDVDDDGLARILHFNDSDAEEESRRGQDDLGCFHPTDFFIEDHGSEAKPVPGHLSHLSECLDENANQDSGGLLEDAAHVRCDGLSCCASSSTEPCSKSYADLSLSSDSLDFFQSFSDYNLGPLYNSLKEYENLDNFSALQFQLPNFPGFPQAGDQGSCFLESLIGLSESVPETPAPFTDNQLLEDAIKSSLMETVKV from the exons ATGAGCGGAGTATTGAAAAGGAAGTATGAAGAGCTGGGGGATGACAGCACCtactgctcctcctcctcctgctcccccctctcctcctcagcATCCTCAGGCTGGGACACTGATGAGGAGAATTCCCGTGGAGAGCCCAAGTCCAGCTCTGCCTTAATGTCCAGCTTCACCC CCACGTCAATCCTGAAGAAATCCAAGCGACTAAAGAAGAACAATGTGGAGTTTGACCGGGTCACTGTGTTTTACTTCCCACGCTGCCAGGGCTTCACGAGCGTGCCTAGCCGTGGGGGCTGTACCCTGGGGATGGTGAGCAAACACAGCTCCTCCCGGCAGTTCACGCTGGCAGAGTTTtcaaaggagcaggaaaacgTCCGTCGGGGCAAGCTcgaagagaaattaaaagaggaGAAGTTGGAAGCATTGAAATGGAAA CTCACCATGAACGGCACCAAGGAGTCCGAAGAGGCCAACCAGCTCACCATCGAGGACATCTCCGACGACGACATCGACGTCAGCAACGTGGACCTGGAGGACGGCTTCTTCCTGCAGCCCTACCCCGCCAAGAAGAGGCGCGCGCTGCTGAAGGCCGTGGGGGTGAAGAAGATCGACAAGGAGGAGAAGCGGGAGCTGCACAACATCCGCCTGTCCCGGGAGGACTGCGGCTGCGACTGCCGCGAGGTCTGCGACCCCGagacctgcagctgcagcttggCAGGCATTAAATGTCAG ATGGATCACACCTCCTTCCCCTGTGGCTGCACCAAGGACGGCTGTGGCAACACCGAGGGCAGGATCGAGTTCAACCAGGCCCGCGTGCAGACGCATTTCATCCACACCATCAtgaagctggagctggagaagcagcagcagagcagcgagAAGGTGGCGGAGGCCGAGCCCCCTTTCCGGGAGCGGCTCCCTCCGCTGGGATGCGCGGCAGGGAAGGGCTCGCTGGAGGAGCGTGCGGTGCCGCTGGCACCTGCCTTCCAGTTCAGCCCCGACCTGGAGGCCCTGGGGGagaacagctgcagcagtgacatGACAGactcctccatctcctcccaccCCAGCGAGGACCTGGAGGAGCCCTACGAGAGCCTCCCCTCCGACAAATCCCAGTCGGACGTGGACGACGACGGCTTGGCGCGCATCCTCCATTTCAACGACTCGGATGCCGAGGAAGAGAGCAGGCGTGGCCAGGATGACCTCGGCTGCTTCCATCCCACCGACTTCTTCATCGAGGACCACGGCAGCGAGGCCAAGCCTGTCCCTGGCCACTTGTCCCACCTCTCGGAGTGCCTGGATGAGAATGCCAACCAGGACAGCGGGGGTTTGCTGGAGGATGCAGCCCACGTGAGGTGTGATGGGCTGTCCTGCTGCGCCTCCTCCTCCACTGAGCCCTGCTCCAAGAGCTACGCTGacctcagcctttcctctgaTTCCTTGGATTTCTTCCAGTCCTTCTCGGACTATAACTTGGGACCCCTTTACAACTCCTTAAAGGAGTATGAGAACCTGGATAACTTCTCAGCGTTACAGTTTCAGTTGCCTAATTTCCCTGGCTTCCCACAAGCTGGAGATCAGGGCTCCTGTTTCTTGGAGTCCCTCATTGGTTTGTCCGAATCCGTCCCTGAAACCCCGGCCCCTTTCACAGACAATCAACTTTTGGAGGATGCCATCAAGTCATCGCTGATGGAGACAGTGAAAGTGTGA